A DNA window from Clavibacter sepedonicus contains the following coding sequences:
- a CDS encoding extracellular solute-binding protein, translating into MDPVTGKAGGRPSAWSRRQILMGGAAALGGAFLVGGLSGCAPQVASAGGIVDLKYWHLLSGGDGIRMTEMVKEANDSGGGFDVTATVLAWGQPYYTKLAMASVGGRAPDVAVMHAARVPGFAPGGLLDPWDTDRLAELGVTQADFEPRVWDKGVVDGKLYSIALDSHPFILMYNTDIAREAGVLGDDGQLAEITSPDGFLEAMRAMQGVTGEHGFSYGYLGDGAQMWRMFYTFYKQMGGDMELPTGGEVVYDRDKAVASLEYIQTLLDGTIATPSGDAGTAIAEFAGGKSGAIVTGVWELPTFQTAKVPLDAMPIPNLFGTPATFADSHAFVLPHQSSPDPVKRETTYAFVADLLKNSLQWAGAGHIPAYKPVIDSPEYAELLPQAHYANAAEQIEYDPVAYFTGSGSDFQTYFAENVQNVFLGRQEAGVGLDAFIRQINALLAKPNPL; encoded by the coding sequence ATGGATCCTGTTACGGGAAAGGCCGGGGGACGCCCCTCGGCATGGTCGAGGCGTCAGATCCTCATGGGCGGAGCGGCGGCCCTGGGCGGCGCGTTCCTCGTCGGGGGCCTCTCCGGCTGCGCGCCCCAGGTGGCGTCGGCCGGCGGCATCGTCGACCTGAAGTACTGGCACCTGCTGTCCGGAGGCGACGGCATCCGCATGACGGAGATGGTGAAGGAGGCGAACGACTCCGGCGGCGGCTTCGACGTCACGGCCACCGTCCTCGCCTGGGGCCAGCCGTACTACACGAAGCTCGCCATGGCGTCGGTGGGTGGCCGCGCACCGGACGTCGCGGTGATGCACGCGGCGCGCGTGCCCGGCTTCGCGCCCGGCGGGCTGCTCGACCCGTGGGACACCGACAGGCTCGCGGAGCTCGGCGTCACGCAGGCGGACTTCGAGCCGCGCGTCTGGGACAAGGGCGTCGTGGACGGGAAGCTGTACTCCATCGCCCTCGACAGCCACCCGTTCATCCTCATGTACAACACGGACATCGCCCGCGAGGCGGGCGTGCTGGGCGACGACGGGCAGCTCGCGGAGATCACGTCACCCGACGGCTTCCTCGAGGCGATGCGCGCGATGCAGGGCGTGACCGGCGAGCACGGCTTCAGCTACGGCTACCTCGGCGACGGCGCCCAGATGTGGCGCATGTTCTACACGTTCTACAAGCAGATGGGCGGCGACATGGAGCTGCCCACGGGCGGCGAGGTCGTCTACGACCGCGACAAGGCGGTCGCGTCGCTCGAGTACATCCAGACCCTGCTCGACGGCACGATCGCCACCCCGAGCGGTGACGCGGGCACCGCCATCGCCGAGTTCGCGGGCGGCAAGAGCGGCGCCATCGTCACCGGCGTGTGGGAGCTGCCCACCTTCCAGACGGCGAAGGTCCCGCTCGACGCGATGCCCATCCCGAACCTCTTCGGCACGCCGGCGACCTTCGCCGACTCGCACGCGTTCGTGCTCCCGCACCAGAGCTCGCCGGATCCGGTCAAGCGCGAGACGACGTACGCCTTCGTCGCCGACCTCCTGAAGAACTCGCTGCAGTGGGCGGGGGCCGGGCACATCCCCGCGTACAAGCCGGTCATCGACAGCCCGGAGTACGCGGAGCTCCTGCCGCAGGCGCACTACGCGAACGCGGCCGAGCAGATCGAGTACGACCCGGTGGCGTACTTCACCGGATCCGGCTCGGACTTCCAGACGTACTTCGCCGAGAACGTGCAGAACGTGTTCCTCGGGCGCCAGGAGGCGGGGGTCGGCCTCGACGCCTTCATCCGGCAGATAAACGCGCTGCTCGCCAAGCCCAACCCCCTGTAG
- a CDS encoding carbohydrate ABC transporter permease — MTTAAPPTPVAPAAGSHAPRPAVGQPRVKAKQQAQGMLFIAPFLITFLVFLVWPVLYGFYQSLTGQSLTGANSELIGFANYFEAFGDSQMWRSLGNTVVFTIASTVPLLVVGLVLALLVNLGLPGQWLWRLAFFLPFLLASTVVSLFWLWMYNPQLGVVNAIAGAFGLPQPAWLQDSNLAMTSVVITTVWWTVGFNFLIYLAALQNIPDQQYEAAALDGAGKWRQLFSITIPQLAPTTALLAILQVLASLKVFDQIYQMTAGGPGGSTRPIVQYVFETGFTGFRFGYSAAISYIFFALIVVISVIQFTATRRKS, encoded by the coding sequence GTGACGACAGCAGCACCGCCCACCCCGGTCGCTCCCGCGGCCGGGTCCCACGCCCCGCGACCCGCGGTCGGCCAGCCCCGGGTCAAGGCCAAGCAGCAGGCCCAGGGCATGCTCTTCATCGCCCCGTTCCTCATCACCTTCCTGGTGTTCCTGGTGTGGCCCGTCCTCTACGGCTTCTACCAGAGCCTCACCGGGCAGAGCCTCACCGGCGCCAACAGCGAGCTCATCGGCTTCGCGAACTACTTCGAGGCCTTCGGCGACTCGCAGATGTGGCGCTCGCTCGGCAACACCGTGGTCTTCACGATCGCGAGCACCGTCCCGCTCCTGGTCGTGGGCCTCGTGCTCGCGCTCCTCGTGAACCTCGGCCTCCCGGGCCAGTGGCTCTGGCGGCTGGCGTTCTTCCTGCCGTTCCTCCTCGCGTCCACGGTCGTGTCGCTGTTCTGGCTCTGGATGTACAACCCGCAGCTCGGCGTCGTGAACGCGATCGCCGGGGCGTTCGGCCTCCCGCAGCCGGCGTGGCTCCAGGACTCGAACCTCGCCATGACGAGCGTCGTCATCACGACCGTGTGGTGGACCGTCGGGTTCAACTTCCTCATCTACCTGGCGGCGCTGCAGAACATCCCGGACCAGCAGTACGAGGCCGCCGCGCTCGACGGCGCCGGCAAGTGGCGGCAGCTGTTCTCCATCACGATCCCGCAGCTCGCCCCGACCACGGCGCTCCTCGCGATCCTGCAGGTGCTCGCGTCGCTCAAGGTCTTCGACCAGATCTACCAGATGACCGCGGGCGGCCCGGGCGGCTCGACGCGGCCCATCGTGCAGTACGTCTTCGAGACAGGGTTCACCGGCTTCCGCTTCGGCTACTCCGCCGCCATCTCGTACATCTTCTTCGCCCTGATCGTCGTGATCTCGGTCATCCAGTTCACCGCGACCCGGAGGAAGTCATGA
- a CDS encoding carbohydrate ABC transporter permease, with product MTTATRPAFSSGTLARKPATSVAARQGRTGTPRFQPSRIAALLILIVLAAAWLLPFLWAVLTSFKSETDAAAFPVTVFPAGGFTFDAYASVLNGGTIPLWTWNSLLTSTVITVVAVVFSALAGYALSRIDFRGRKLLMGAIVASIIIPPQILIVPLFYQMLSFNLVDTLWAVILPQIVQPAMVFILKAFFDQIPIELEDAARVDGAGRVRVFLQIVMPLSRPILSAVAIFVFIGAWNNFLWPFIATNDATLMTLPVGLQTVKNAYGIQYAQNMASAVLAALPLILVFLFFQRQIIKGISTTGFGGQ from the coding sequence ATGACCACCGCCACCCGTCCCGCCTTCTCCTCCGGCACGCTCGCCCGGAAGCCCGCGACCAGCGTCGCCGCCCGCCAGGGCCGCACGGGGACGCCGCGGTTCCAGCCGTCGCGCATCGCCGCGCTCCTGATCCTCATCGTCCTCGCGGCCGCGTGGCTGCTGCCGTTCCTCTGGGCGGTGCTCACGTCGTTCAAGTCGGAGACCGACGCGGCGGCGTTCCCGGTCACCGTCTTCCCGGCGGGGGGCTTCACGTTCGACGCCTACGCGTCGGTGCTGAACGGCGGCACGATCCCGCTGTGGACCTGGAACAGCCTGCTCACCAGCACGGTGATCACGGTGGTGGCGGTCGTGTTCTCGGCGCTCGCCGGCTACGCGCTCAGCCGCATCGACTTCCGCGGCCGCAAGCTGCTGATGGGGGCGATCGTGGCGTCGATCATCATCCCGCCGCAGATCCTCATCGTCCCGCTCTTCTACCAGATGCTGTCGTTCAACCTGGTGGACACCCTCTGGGCCGTGATCCTGCCGCAGATCGTGCAGCCCGCCATGGTGTTCATCCTGAAGGCGTTCTTCGACCAGATCCCCATCGAGCTCGAGGACGCCGCGCGCGTCGACGGCGCCGGACGCGTGCGCGTGTTCCTGCAGATCGTGATGCCGCTGTCGCGCCCCATCCTCTCGGCGGTCGCGATCTTCGTCTTCATCGGCGCGTGGAACAACTTCCTGTGGCCCTTCATCGCCACGAACGACGCGACGCTCATGACCCTGCCGGTCGGCCTGCAGACGGTGAAGAACGCCTACGGGATCCAGTACGCGCAGAACATGGCCTCCGCCGTGCTCGCCGCGCTGCCGCTGATCCTGGTGTTCCTCTTCTTCCAGCGCCAGATCATCAAGGGCATCTCGACCACCGGGTTCGGCGGGCAGTGA
- the arfA gene encoding arabinosylfuranosidase ArfA → MTRARITIDRDFTIGDVPRRLFGSFVEHMGRCVYTGIYEPGHPTATPEGYRQDVLDLTKELGATVVRYPGGNFVSGYDWEDGVGPVEDRPRRLDGAWHTVETNAFGLHEFVGWSKAAGVEVMEAVNLGTRGVDAARSLVEYANHPGGSKYSDMRRRNGAEDPFDIKLWCLGNEMDGPWQIGHKTADEYGRLAQEAGKAMRLVDPSIELVACGSSNSGMPTFGQWEQTVLGHTYDVVDYVSLHAYYYEHEGDVRSFLASAVDMDFFIESVVATADATGARLKSRKRIDLSFDEWNVWYQRGLDGEDQPHRIEKAGWREHPRVIEDEYSVTDAVVVGTLLNSLLRHGDRVKIANQAQLVNVIAPIRSEEGGPAWRQSIFWPFARMAQLATGRILQVEVDSDRYDNDRFGTADVVDVSATWDEEAGTVSLFLANRGLEEDASTEVALRGLDAGRILRAEVLRVPEGGDRHASNTLESGEQVGLVPLEGVDAEGGRLTLTLPALSWAVVVLDVTRS, encoded by the coding sequence ATGACCCGCGCCCGCATCACCATCGACCGCGACTTCACCATCGGCGACGTGCCCCGCCGGCTCTTCGGCTCGTTCGTCGAGCACATGGGCCGCTGCGTCTACACCGGCATCTACGAGCCGGGCCACCCGACCGCGACGCCCGAGGGCTACCGGCAGGACGTGCTCGACCTCACGAAGGAGCTCGGCGCCACCGTCGTGCGGTACCCCGGCGGCAACTTCGTCTCGGGCTACGACTGGGAGGACGGCGTGGGCCCCGTCGAGGACCGGCCGCGCCGGCTCGACGGCGCCTGGCACACCGTGGAGACGAACGCGTTCGGCCTGCACGAGTTCGTGGGCTGGTCGAAGGCCGCGGGCGTCGAGGTGATGGAGGCCGTCAACCTCGGCACGCGCGGCGTCGACGCGGCACGCTCGCTGGTCGAGTACGCGAACCACCCGGGCGGATCGAAGTACTCCGACATGCGGCGGAGGAACGGCGCCGAGGATCCCTTCGACATCAAGCTCTGGTGCCTCGGCAACGAGATGGACGGGCCGTGGCAGATCGGCCACAAGACGGCCGACGAGTACGGCCGCCTCGCGCAGGAGGCCGGGAAGGCCATGCGGCTGGTGGATCCGAGCATCGAGCTGGTCGCGTGCGGCAGCTCCAACTCGGGCATGCCGACCTTCGGCCAGTGGGAGCAGACCGTGCTCGGCCACACCTACGACGTCGTCGACTACGTCTCGCTGCACGCCTACTACTACGAGCACGAGGGGGACGTGCGGAGCTTCCTCGCGAGCGCCGTCGACATGGACTTCTTCATCGAGTCGGTGGTCGCGACCGCGGACGCGACCGGCGCGCGCCTGAAGAGCCGCAAGCGCATCGACCTCTCGTTCGACGAGTGGAACGTCTGGTACCAGCGCGGGCTCGACGGCGAGGACCAGCCGCACCGCATCGAGAAGGCAGGTTGGCGCGAGCACCCGCGGGTCATCGAGGACGAGTACAGCGTCACGGACGCGGTGGTGGTGGGCACGCTGCTCAACTCGCTGCTGCGGCACGGCGACCGGGTGAAGATCGCCAACCAGGCGCAGCTCGTCAACGTGATCGCGCCCATCCGCAGCGAGGAGGGCGGGCCCGCGTGGCGGCAGTCGATCTTCTGGCCGTTCGCGCGGATGGCGCAGCTCGCGACGGGCCGGATCCTCCAGGTCGAGGTCGACAGCGACCGCTACGACAACGACCGCTTCGGCACGGCCGACGTGGTCGACGTGAGCGCGACCTGGGACGAGGAGGCGGGCACCGTGTCCCTCTTCCTGGCGAACCGCGGGCTCGAGGAGGACGCGTCGACCGAGGTGGCGCTGCGCGGGCTCGACGCCGGGCGGATCCTCCGCGCCGAGGTCCTGCGCGTCCCCGAGGGCGGCGACCGGCACGCGAGCAACACCCTGGAGTCCGGCGAGCAGGTCGGGCTCGTGCCGCTCGAGGGCGTGGACGCGGAGGGCGGGCGCCTGACGCTCACGCTCCCGGCGCTGTCCTGGGCGGTCGTGGTGCTGGACGTGACCCGGAGCTGA
- a CDS encoding IS30-like element ISCmi3 family transposase: protein MSRRVAASRVGVHERTAQDWDRGWMKRGSVRIHADGRRIEYNTGMATITGPRLPAVDAVLHPRFLTVIERETIADLRRQDLSLRAIGRVLGRPASTIKRELDARTVAGTYQPHAAHRAWAASRSRPKRAKLAQDGPLRDYVARKLMLRWSPEQISRLLVREFPGEESMRVSTETIYQAIYVQARGGLRREVADALRTGRTRRRPRTRPEHRTQRFVDPMVMIADRPAEIEDRAVPGHWEGDLIVGTSSQSAIVTLVERTTRYVMLGHLPGGHTAEEVRDVLVPLISTLPAHLRGSLTWDQGAEMASHRQISIQAGIPVYFCDPHSPWQRGSNENTNGLLRQYFPKGTDLAAHTSADLEHVAQQLNGRPRKTLDWDTPAERMRALLTTI, encoded by the coding sequence ATGTCCCGGCGGGTAGCCGCGTCGCGGGTCGGTGTGCATGAGCGCACTGCGCAGGACTGGGACCGCGGCTGGATGAAGCGGGGCAGTGTTCGGATTCATGCTGATGGTCGGCGGATCGAGTACAACACCGGGATGGCTACCATCACGGGACCGCGTCTGCCCGCTGTCGACGCTGTTCTGCATCCGCGGTTCCTGACCGTGATCGAGCGGGAGACGATCGCGGATCTGCGCCGTCAGGACCTGTCGCTGCGCGCGATCGGGCGGGTTCTGGGTCGGCCGGCATCGACGATCAAACGCGAGCTCGATGCCCGCACGGTCGCGGGGACCTACCAGCCCCACGCGGCGCACCGGGCCTGGGCAGCGAGCCGCTCTCGTCCGAAGCGGGCGAAGCTCGCTCAGGACGGGCCGCTGCGGGACTACGTCGCACGCAAGCTGATGCTGCGCTGGTCACCGGAGCAGATCTCCCGCCTGCTGGTTCGGGAGTTCCCGGGCGAGGAGAGTATGCGGGTGAGCACGGAGACGATCTACCAAGCGATCTACGTCCAGGCCCGCGGCGGACTGCGCCGCGAAGTCGCCGACGCGTTACGCACCGGCCGCACCCGCCGCAGACCCCGCACCCGCCCAGAGCATCGCACTCAACGGTTCGTGGACCCGATGGTCATGATCGCTGACCGGCCCGCGGAGATCGAGGACCGGGCAGTCCCTGGGCATTGGGAGGGTGATCTGATCGTCGGCACGAGCTCACAGTCCGCGATCGTGACTCTGGTCGAACGCACCACCCGCTACGTCATGCTCGGCCATCTCCCCGGCGGGCATACCGCCGAGGAAGTCCGTGACGTGCTCGTGCCCTTGATCAGCACCCTGCCTGCACACCTACGTGGATCGTTGACCTGGGACCAGGGCGCTGAGATGGCGAGCCACCGCCAGATCAGCATCCAGGCCGGAATCCCGGTCTATTTCTGCGATCCGCACTCACCCTGGCAACGCGGCAGCAACGAGAACACCAACGGACTCCTGCGCCAGTACTTCCCTAAGGGCACCGATCTCGCCGCCCATACCTCCGCCGACCTCGAACATGTCGCTCAGCAGCTCAACGGCCGACCACGCAAAACGCTCGACTGGGACACCCCAGCCGAGCGAATGCGTGCTCTACTGACAACCATCTAA
- the recQ gene encoding DNA helicase RecQ, producing the protein MTSTPPAPASTGGGTALAPALERLGTVFGYDAFRGDQQEIVEHVIGGGDALVLMPTGGGKSLCYQIPSLVREGTGVVISPLIALMQDQVDALRAVGVRAAFLNSTQDLETSREVERALLDGDLDLLYLAPERLILDRMGRLLDEARIALFAIDEAHCVSQWGHDFRKDYLALSMLQERWPEVPRIALTATANEATHADITARLGLEDARHFVSSFDRPNIRYRIVPKAEPRKQLVDLIRTEHAGDAGIVYCLSRKTVEQTAEALNKQGITALPYHAGLDAAVRQRNQARFLREDGIVMCATIAFGMGIDKPDVRFVAHIDLPKSIEGYYQETGRAGRDGLPSTAWLAYGLQDVVQQRRMIDQSEGDAQHRRRLSQHLDAMLALCETVGCRRVQLLRYFSEETGPCGNCDTCLEPVETWDATVPSQKLLSTVVRLQRERNQRFGAAHLIDILLGNETDRVRQQGHDQLATFGIGGELTDVQWRGVVRQLLAQGLLGVSDDGYGTLVITPGSGDVLTGSRQVPMRQEPERIVRGRGTRTTRSKGGQVVDLPEEAQGLFEELRAWRSEQAKEQGVPAYVVFADVTLREVATVRPQDLGQLAGITGVGQKKLDTYGEGLLAVVAAGSVAAD; encoded by the coding sequence ATGACCTCCACCCCTCCCGCTCCCGCCTCGACCGGCGGCGGCACCGCGCTGGCCCCCGCCCTCGAGCGCCTCGGCACGGTCTTCGGGTACGACGCGTTCCGCGGCGACCAGCAGGAGATCGTCGAGCACGTCATCGGCGGCGGCGACGCCCTCGTGCTCATGCCCACGGGCGGCGGCAAGTCGCTCTGCTACCAGATCCCGAGCCTCGTCCGCGAGGGCACCGGCGTCGTCATCTCGCCCCTCATCGCGCTCATGCAGGACCAGGTCGACGCGCTGCGCGCCGTCGGCGTCCGCGCCGCGTTCCTCAACTCCACGCAGGACCTCGAGACCAGCCGCGAGGTCGAGCGCGCCCTCCTCGACGGCGACCTCGACCTGCTCTACCTCGCGCCCGAGCGCCTCATCCTCGACCGGATGGGCCGCCTCCTCGACGAGGCGCGCATCGCCCTGTTCGCCATCGACGAGGCGCACTGCGTCTCCCAGTGGGGCCACGACTTCCGCAAGGACTACCTGGCGCTGTCGATGCTCCAGGAGCGCTGGCCCGAGGTGCCGCGCATCGCGCTCACCGCGACGGCCAACGAGGCCACGCACGCCGACATCACCGCGCGCCTCGGCTTGGAGGACGCGCGCCACTTCGTCTCCTCGTTCGACCGGCCGAACATCCGCTACCGCATCGTGCCCAAGGCCGAGCCGCGCAAGCAGCTGGTGGACCTCATCCGCACCGAGCACGCGGGCGACGCGGGCATCGTCTACTGCCTCTCCCGCAAGACCGTCGAGCAGACGGCCGAGGCGCTGAACAAGCAGGGGATCACCGCGCTGCCGTACCACGCGGGCCTCGACGCCGCCGTCCGGCAGCGCAACCAGGCCCGCTTCCTCCGCGAGGACGGCATCGTCATGTGCGCCACCATCGCGTTCGGCATGGGCATCGACAAGCCCGACGTGCGCTTCGTCGCCCACATCGACCTGCCCAAGTCCATCGAGGGCTACTACCAGGAGACCGGGCGCGCGGGCCGCGACGGCCTGCCGTCCACCGCCTGGCTCGCCTACGGACTGCAGGACGTCGTGCAGCAGCGTCGCATGATCGACCAGTCCGAGGGCGATGCGCAGCACCGCCGCCGGCTGTCGCAGCACCTCGACGCGATGCTCGCGCTCTGCGAGACGGTCGGCTGCCGCCGGGTGCAGCTCCTGCGCTACTTCAGCGAGGAGACGGGTCCGTGCGGCAACTGCGACACGTGCCTCGAACCCGTCGAGACGTGGGATGCGACGGTGCCGTCGCAGAAGCTGCTGTCCACCGTCGTGCGGCTGCAGCGCGAGCGGAACCAGCGTTTCGGCGCGGCGCACCTCATCGACATCCTGCTCGGCAACGAGACCGACCGCGTCCGCCAGCAGGGGCACGACCAGCTCGCCACGTTCGGCATCGGCGGCGAGCTCACCGACGTGCAGTGGCGCGGCGTGGTCCGGCAGCTGCTGGCCCAGGGCCTCCTCGGCGTGAGCGACGACGGCTACGGCACCCTCGTCATCACCCCGGGCAGCGGCGACGTGCTCACCGGATCCCGGCAGGTGCCCATGCGGCAGGAGCCCGAACGCATCGTGCGCGGGCGCGGCACCCGCACCACGCGCAGCAAGGGCGGCCAGGTGGTGGACCTGCCCGAGGAGGCGCAGGGCCTCTTCGAGGAGCTCCGCGCGTGGCGCTCCGAGCAGGCCAAGGAGCAGGGCGTGCCCGCGTACGTGGTGTTCGCCGACGTCACCCTGCGCGAGGTCGCGACCGTGCGCCCGCAGGACCTCGGTCAGCTCGCGGGCATCACGGGCGTCGGCCAGAAGAAGCTCGACACGTACGGCGAGGGGCTGCTCGCGGTCGTCGCCGCCGGATCCGTCGCGGCCGACTAG